A segment of the Hemitrygon akajei chromosome 10, sHemAka1.3, whole genome shotgun sequence genome:
ATATCTTTGATGTAATATTATGGGAGAGGTGCATTATGGTATTGGTGGGCGATGCTTCACAAGTCCTCAGGCCTGGGGCTGGTTGTGATCTCCTCCACTGTGCGTGTGAATTTTCCATGCTCTCCATCTGATGGTGTGGATGATAACTTTTCTCCACTAGAATATTAATGGGCAGCTTGACAGAGTTGATCAACAAATAGCTTCTTCTCAGGCTCccgctgggtacaggtattgattataactgacGTTTTGATGACAAATTCCGCCATAATCAGGGATGCATCATGTCTAgtcatgtctagtctggtggtatttacaCCCTGTAGTCtgttcctcctgattggttagtcctcattcaatcaagtttctgctctcccatcttgcttacaatcaaattccagttcttacttagagcaagaccttcattcttgttaaaattctttttctctaaTTTTATTTCAATGTTTCCTTTAGCAGACGGTCCCAGAAGCCATTGGCGTGACACAGTAattttgtgccatcaaagtcaatcctacgTCCATTGCGAATGCATTTGCTACTGCTGATTTCTGGAAGGACGGACTACGACGTTCCTATAGAATGGCTACAAAGTGTAGGAAATCAATTGAGCCTTAAATGGGCTGAAGGAAAAACCGGAAAGCCTAGGAGCTTTCCGTatgggttacccggagaaatcaGCGGTAGCAGAGCATTGATAGCAGTATCCGGCTGGAAGCCaaaaaagtgtttattcatcatatatactGGGAAAGCGTGAGATCCTTTCTCAGAGTTACTCAAGTTTATGAAAAGTTTTGATAAATCTTGATTGATTGATTTCAACTGTGAGAATGATGGCGTGAGAGAACAGTAACCCTTGTTCATTACAATGTGTCTCAAAGAAGATGAGAGAAAATATCAACTTCCACAGATGATTATAAAAATTATGATTTCAATGCCGGAAGCAACTATTGAATCAGCCTGGTGTATCTTTAAAGCAAGTTATATAGCTACCTGACAATTGAATGACTGAAGAGGTGAGCATAAAGTACATTTTGACTAGCTGACTTTGTAGAAGAACTCCAGGATGGACCTGTTGGGTTCAGTTTCCTAGTTTTAGAATGATGTACTTATTAAAACAAGGTAATCAGTTAACTCTTTGTTGCTGTGGGATAAAATGCTAAAATTTACTGTGTTGTTTTCTTTACGTCAAGGTGAATATGCTTTAGACTTTGTTGTAAAACATTGTCATTTTCTGACATTGTGAATTGTTTGTTCTTTATTTTTTTGCTGTCTGACTACCTGAAGCTTGGCCAGCACCATAAATATTGAGTATGCGTTTGGACAGGGCAGGAGCAGAGAAGATATGAGAAGGTATTGCATCCTTCAATGCATTGGAAAATTGATGCAATAATCAAATGTAATCTGCCTGTACAGTGACTCTTACTAGAATTCAAATGCACATTGTTTTACTTGGTAAGGATAAAGCTCTTGTGGCTTCAACATGAACAGTTGAAGTTAATTTCATCCCGTGAGAAAGTTTAAAAtagattgactgtcagtgttcAACTATTTGTTCTAAAAAAGTTTCCAAGTAATCAAAAGTTTGTTTTATTCAGAAATTCTGAAACTTTCTCTCACCACAGGATTAAGGTTCAAGGAGAGGGTAGTAACATAGCTATTTTTGCCAATACAAGTACTGGCATAGGACGTAAAGTGATGTAAAGTCCCTCTTGGATATAAGAAGCTCCGTGTGATTTCTCTGAGAGAATATACTGTAAGTGGGACCACAAGCACTTTGCAGGATATCTGCAACAGAATCTGGACTGAAACACCGGACAAAAGCCTCAACACTTCCAGAGACTCGACCACCAGTAAGGTAAAGTAATAACTTGCAAAGATTAATGTAGTAAGATTGGATACTAAAAAACAGTTTAATTTTGGAAGCAATCCTGTTTGATATTTTAATAGAAAGTTGTAAAAAACTAAACAGGATagataaagaaaaacaaatgacCTATGGAGTATAAACTTTTTATTAATCAGAAGATGCCTCTAGGACTGTCAGTGACTACTTCACAAACAACGAGAAGATACAGCTTTTACAAAAGGATCTGAAGGTGGGCTGGCTTCAAATAAATAATGGTCATCAAAGCAATAGAAACCAAATGTGCTGGAAATCCTCACAAGTGTGGAGGAAAATAAAGTGACAGTATTCAGCAGAGCATTTGGAAGCTGACTGTGCTAATGAGGTTCTGGGTTTGTTAAACAAGAGCTCAGATCTATAACTGGAGTTTACAGGACTGCTTTTTGTTTTGATCCATTCCTTCTTAATCCTGTGAAGACAACTGACTGGTAACAATGACCCTTGTAAACTGGAATTACTTTTTTTATCACACCTTTAAAGGTGTTCCAATTTAAACAAAGGATATAATGTATAACAAGGATGAAATGTGTAAATATTATAAAAAGTTGAAGTTAGAAATCAAATGAACAAAGGGATCAAATGATAAAGGCTGACAAATAATAGATGAATAAATTAAGAAACCAAATAGTAAGAATTTTGATTATTATATAAAAATAGTCAGCAAGGAGAAAGGATTGTGCCACAATTGTCAATTATCTTTACAAACAAGATCTGTGAGCTGTGGCATTGGTGAGTGATTGTTGTCAGAGCTCTGTGTGACTAACCGGTAAAAGAATACAGCTTGACCATTGAGAGTTAGGTGACCTTGGTTCTACAGGTTGAGGAATTTCCTTTTGTTTTAAAGAGTACCTCCACTCCCAAGGAAAGTTAGTTGAATAAGGTTTGCAGTATTGCTGCAAGAAAGATTGAGAGAAGTGTCAAGACTATGCTGCACTGGTCTTCACCAAGATTGGTTCTGGTGTAGATCTGTTGGTCAGTATTGTGGTCAGACAGACATAAGATGCATGCCAATTTCTGTGAGATTGTTGCTTGTACTGCAGTTAACAAGGACAGGAATTTTACCAGGGGGTCCCAATGCATAGGCACCTGTCTACTGACAGACCAAATCTTTCATAACGTCAGAAAAAGGCTGTGTATAGCATCAGCTGCTGCTCCCTGCATTTTACTCGGATCTGTCCCTGAGGTGGATAGATTCCAGGTGTGGTGATATGAGATTGTTGGCCAGGTGAGGGGGCCCAGACCAGTGTGTAGCTGGGAACTGGAGATAGAGAATTTGTGCTAGCCATGCATTGGGTGGAGTGGCTGCTggggagaggagaaatgataggtATGTTGCAGGGGCAGAATCTTAGCCCAGAACGGGGGCTGGAAAGTGGGCCATCTGTGCAACAAAGCTAGGAGTTGGCAGCTTTGATAGGTTTCAGACTGGAGCTGGGGTCTGCGGAATGGCTGGAATCACAAAATCAAGGCTgaaagatcatagctgggagctgaatgtctagGGATacgcattgtatcaaaaggataggcaggaaggcagagggggcgatGTTgtcctgttggtaaaaaatgaaatcaaattattagaaagaggtaacagaaGGCGTTGAATCATTGTGAATCATTAAGGGTAGAAAGATaccgatgggagttgtatacagacccccaatcagtagtaaggatgtggcctgcaaattacaatgggaaaaagaaaatgcatgccaaaaggaaaCAGTTATAattgtcatggggatttcaatatgcagatagattgggaaaatcaggttggtgctggattccaggagggggaatttctagagtgcctacaagatggctttttagagaagctcATGGTTGTGCACACGACAGGATCagttattttggattgggtgttgtgttatCAACCAAAATTgactagagagcttaaggtaaaagaacccttaggagcaaGTGTATAATCAActttaccctgaaatttgagaaggagaaactaaactCAGATGTGTCTGTATTaccgtggagtaaagggaattacagagacatgagagaggagatggtcaGAATTgatagaaaagaacactggcagggatgatggtagcacagcaatgctggaaattctggaagcaatttgaaaggcacagtatacatcccaaagaggaagaagtattctaaaggaaagataatacaaccatggctgaaaagAGAAGTTAAAGCTTGCTTAGAAGTCAAAGAAAGAgcctataatagagcaaaatttagtggggagtttgaggattgggaaacttttaaaaaccagcagaagccAACTAAAATagtcattaagaagataaagatagaatacaaaagtaagatagccaataatattaaataggATGCCAAAACTTTCTTTAGAttcatgaagtgtaaaagagaggtgagagtagatattggactgctagaaaaCGATCTGgagagagaggtagtaatggaggacaatgaaatagtggatgaactgaataaattttGTTGAATAAGAGTAGgagtaaagggagctttttctgactggctgctggtgactggtggtgttcaacaggggtctgtgtgggaaagattctttttatgttatatgacaatgatttggatgatggaattgatgctttgttggaaagtttgcagatgaaaagaAGATAGGCATAGGGGTAGGTAGccttgaggaaacagggaggctaCAGATGAggacaatgggcaaagaaatagcagatggaatacagtgttgggaagtgtacagacgtactttggtagaaaaaatgaaaCGGTTGGctctttctaaatggagaaaaaatacaagagtcctcatgcaggattccctagaggttaatttgcagtttgagtcaatgatgaggaaggcaaatgcaatgttagcactcatttcaagaatactagaatataaaaacaagaatgtaatgttgatacTTCACATGGAGTATTGTTAGTAGgtctgggctccttatcttagaaaggatgtgctgaaactggagagggttcaaaagaggttcacaaaaatgattctatgattgaatgacttgtcatatgaagaacatttgatggctctgggccttaattcattagaattcagaagaatgaggggtgaactcattgaaacctatcgaatggtgaaaggccttgatagagtacaggtggagaggatgtttcctatgctgggagagTTCAAGATCAGGGGACATAGCCTTGGTAtggagggcatccttttagaatggagttgaggaggaatttctttagctagagagctgtgaatctatggaattttttGCTACAAGCAGctatgaaggccaagtctttatgaatatttaaggcagaggttgatagattgatCATGGCAtgcagggatatgggaagaattcaggagattgaggctgagaggaaaattagatcaaccatgattgaatggtggagcagactcagagggccaaatgtcctaatactgcttctatatctcatggtctcaaGATCAGAGGCAGGACTGTTAAAGGGGACATCAGGGGCAGCTTCTCACACAAAGGCTGGTGCACATTTGGAATGAGTTGCTAGAAATAGTGGctgaggcagacacattagcTATATTTAAAATCCATCaaggtacttggataggaaatGCTTAAAGGGCATAGGACCAAACACTGGAAGGTGGGACTAATTGACTGGGTAATGCAGTCAGCATGGAGGAGTGGGATGAAGGCTATACCACTGTGCTCTTTGACTATCTCATTTGACAAGTAAGCATTTTGGAGTCGGATTATATTTTAGTGAATGTTTTAATTGGCCAACTCCTTGCAAATCCAGGCATTGTATAGAAATGTTTCTGCAAATGTAGACAAAAGTAAAAGAAGTTATTTTATTACAATTACTCCCTGTAATAAGATTGTGAATATGTATTTAATTTCACAGGTTACACAAGCATGGAAAACATACCCAGCAGAGATCACACCACAATGAAGATGGACCCAGTACTTGCAAGTTCCTCTCCTGTAAACAGTACTGAAATGGTTGACAGCATTTATTCACAGTTTTCTCCATTTCTCCTGCATAACACATCTGACCAGCCATGCCAATTCATTGTGTCATCCCGGTTCATTTCCCACTTCATCCCTGTTATCCACAGTATCATCTTCCTCTTGGGCTTCATTGAGAACAGCATGGTAATCACCGTCCTTTGTCACCGCATTCATTTAAAAACTGTTGTTAATATCTACATCATCAACTTATCAATTGTTGATTTGCTCCTCCTATCCACACTACCCCTTTGGGCAGTGAATTATGCCACTGGGCAAAACTGGCTTTTTGGGACAGTGATGTGTAAAATATGTAGCTCTCTTGTTTCTCTCAATCTATATTGCAGTGGATTTTTTGTTATGTGCATGAGTATTGACTGCTATCTGGtaattctgcatcctattgattcCCAGACTAAGAGGTCTTTATGCCAAGCTCACTGTGTCGCGATCCTTGTATGGATGTTGGCTTTGATTGCAACCTTTCCAACCATCTACTTTCAAGGTCCCCTTTATGCCAAATGGCTGGAAAGCACAATATGCACGATGATTTATCCCTCCAGCAAAGCCAATCATTGGTCTCTGGCCATGTCTTTGATGGAGATTACTCTGGGCTTCTTCATCCCCTTCACTGTTATAGGTACATGCTTTGGTGCGTTTGTCTGTCACCTGATGAGGATGGAAGTATCTGAGAAGAACAGCTGCATTCGCAGTAAGGCACTCTGGATGGTGGCAGCGGTGGTCCTGGCTTTTTTCATCTGCTGGTTGCCATTCCAGGTACTAGTCTTTACGAATGTGTTGTTGAAGCTGAACTTCATCACTGACTGCCAAATCACTACCATAATTGGAACTGCAATGCCATTCAGCATTTGCCTCGGTTTTGCAAACAGTTGCATCAACCCCCTTATCTACTGCTTTCTGGGAGATCACTTTCGAATGAAACTCAGTGATATGACTCGCAGAGGTTCTGCCACTCTCTACAACCGGAGGAGCTCAACAACATAGATCAGCCCTTCACAGGGACAGGCCCTTCGGACTGAGCCAACCACGATGCCAATCTAACtaaccccatctgcctgcacagggCCTGTACCAACCATGATGCCCATCTAACtaaccccatctgcctgcacagggCCTGTACCAACCATGATGCCCATCTAACtaaccccatctgcctgcacagggCCTGTACCAACCATGATACCCATCTAACtaaccccatctgcctgcacagggCCTGTACCAACCATGATACCCATCTAACtaaccccatctgcctgcacagggCCTGTACCAACCATGATACCCATCTAACTAACCCCATTTGCCTGCACAGGGCCTGTACCAACCATGATACCCATCTAACtaaccccatctgcctgcacagggCCTGTACCAACCATGATACCAATCTAACtaaccccatctgcctgcacagggCCTGTACCAACCATGATACCCATCTAACtaaccccatctgcctgcacagggCCTGTACCAACCATGATACCAATCTAACtaaccccatctgcctgcacagggCCTGTACCAACCATGATACCCATCTAACtaaccccatctgcctgcacagggCCTGTACCAACCATGATACCCATCTAACtaaccccatctgcctgcacagggCCTGTACCAACCATGATACCCATCTAACTAACCCCATTTGCCTGCACAGGGCCTGTACCAACCATGATACCCATCTAACTAACCTCATCTGCTTGCACAGTGCCTGTACCAACCATGATACCCATCTAACtaaccccatctgcctgcacagggCCTGTACCAACCATGATACCCATCTAACtaaccccatctgcctgcacagggCCTGTACCAACCATGATACCCATCTAACTAACCCCATTTGCCTGCACAGGGCCTGTACCAACCATGATACCCATCTAACtaaccccatctgcctgcacagggCCTGTACCAACCATGATACCCATCTAACtaaccccatctgcctgcacagggCCTGTACCAACCATGATACCCATCTAACTAACCTCATCTGCTTGCACAGTGCCTGTACCAACCATGATACCCATCTAACtaaccccatctgcctgcacagggCCTGTACCAACCATGATACCCATCTAACTAACCCCATTTGCCTGCACAGGGCCTGTACCAACCATGATACCCATCTAACTAACCTCATCTGCTTGCACAGTGCCTGTACCAACCATGATACCCATCTAACtaaccccatctgcctgcacagggCCTGTACCAACCATGATACCCATCTAACTAACCCCATTTGCCTGCACAGGGCCTGTACCAACCATGATACCCATCTAACTAACCTCATCTGCTTGCACAGTGCCTGTACCAACCATGATACCCATCTAACtaaccccatctgcctgcacagggCCTGTACCAACCATGATACCCATCTAACtaaccccatctgcctgcaccCGGTCTCCATCACTCACCTGTTTATGTCCCTGTAAAGTCTTCTAAATGTTGCTTTCATATCTACTTCCACCCCgttccctggcagtgcattccaggcagcttccattctctgtgtgaaccTCGCCCAGCTATCTCTTTTAAACACCCCCCCTCACCTTGAAGCTATGCCCTTTAGAATTTAACATCTTGACCTTGGGAAAATATCTTTATCCTatcccatctatgcctctca
Coding sequences within it:
- the LOC140734526 gene encoding type-2 angiotensin II receptor-like yields the protein MENIPSRDHTTMKMDPVLASSSPVNSTEMVDSIYSQFSPFLLHNTSDQPCQFIVSSRFISHFIPVIHSIIFLLGFIENSMVITVLCHRIHLKTVVNIYIINLSIVDLLLLSTLPLWAVNYATGQNWLFGTVMCKICSSLVSLNLYCSGFFVMCMSIDCYLVILHPIDSQTKRSLCQAHCVAILVWMLALIATFPTIYFQGPLYAKWLESTICTMIYPSSKANHWSLAMSLMEITLGFFIPFTVIGTCFGAFVCHLMRMEVSEKNSCIRSKALWMVAAVVLAFFICWLPFQVLVFTNVLLKLNFITDCQITTIIGTAMPFSICLGFANSCINPLIYCFLGDHFRMKLSDMTRRGSATLYNRRSSTT